A single Cryomorphaceae bacterium DNA region contains:
- a CDS encoding NUDIX domain-containing protein: MIRIDVACAVIQDEWSRVLICQKGDGRDRGKWEFPGGKRRQNEQLLKTAEREVFEELGLSVRGRQEVFSDEVQVGEFIYQLKFILCYCSRPGSMRLQEHVNAIWVEPSKFPLYSFTKGDQKFVNSFDEIL; encoded by the coding sequence ATGATAAGAATTGACGTCGCCTGCGCTGTCATCCAAGACGAATGGTCAAGGGTTCTTATTTGTCAAAAGGGAGATGGAAGAGATAGAGGAAAATGGGAGTTTCCTGGCGGGAAAAGAAGGCAAAATGAACAGCTTCTGAAAACTGCTGAGAGGGAAGTGTTCGAGGAGTTGGGATTATCTGTTCGCGGAAGACAAGAAGTATTTAGTGACGAAGTCCAAGTCGGAGAATTCATCTACCAATTAAAATTCATTCTTTGCTATTGCTCAAGACCAGGCTCCATGCGGCTTCAAGAACACGTTAACGCTATTTGGGTGGAACCTAGTAAGTTTCCACTTTATTCATTCACAAAGGGAGATCAAAAGTTTGTCAATTCTTTTGATGAAATACTATGA